The Mucilaginibacter mallensis genome has a segment encoding these proteins:
- a CDS encoding tautomerase family protein, which yields MPYVKIEVTREGVTREQKQKLIKGVTDLLSDVLNKDPQLTFVVIQEYDLDDWGHAGEQVSVLREKGITAERKK from the coding sequence ATGCCATACGTTAAAATAGAAGTAACCCGTGAAGGAGTTACAAGAGAACAAAAGCAGAAATTGATTAAAGGGGTAACCGACCTGCTCAGCGATGTATTAAATAAAGACCCTCAATTGACCTTCGTAGTGATCCAGGAATATGATCTGGACGACTGGGGCCATGCCGGCGAACAGGTATCAGTGCTGAGGGAAAAAGGTATAACTGCTGAAAGAAAAAAATAA
- a CDS encoding nuclear transport factor 2 family protein, which produces MENNQQDSLAISQGLENYYFKEIYEGDVTVLGSIFNADTLLFGDVKGQPYAKTLDQYLDGVAHRQSPKDSGKPFKGTIISIDVVNSIAVAKVHVKMYEFNYDEFLSFHKINSRWVIVTKMLTDVTE; this is translated from the coding sequence ATGGAAAACAATCAACAAGATTCCTTAGCAATCTCACAAGGATTGGAAAATTATTATTTCAAAGAGATATACGAAGGAGATGTAACTGTGTTGGGCAGCATCTTTAATGCCGACACCTTATTGTTCGGTGATGTAAAGGGACAGCCTTATGCCAAAACCCTTGATCAGTATCTTGACGGCGTTGCCCACCGTCAAAGTCCAAAAGATTCAGGCAAACCTTTTAAAGGAACGATTATTTCTATTGATGTGGTTAACTCCATAGCTGTTGCCAAAGTACATGTCAAAATGTACGAGTTTAATTATGATGAGTTTCTTTCTTTTCATAAGATCAATAGCCGCTGGGTGATCGTTACTAAAATGCTCACCGATGTGACCGAGTAA
- a CDS encoding YceI family protein — protein sequence MKTQKFEIVSTQSNIDWVGKKVTGAHNGTIAVKEGEIVLNDGKLTGGKFIIDTGSIKILDVTDPATNAQFAGHLASDDFFSIEKYPEAILEITSVSGNHVEGNLTIKGITHPVGFDAAINVNSDVLTATGKLLIDRTKYEMKFRSGNFFKDLGDTLIYNDFELNVSVTAKAA from the coding sequence ATGAAAACTCAAAAATTTGAAATCGTAAGTACCCAAAGCAATATTGATTGGGTAGGCAAAAAAGTAACCGGCGCCCACAATGGCACTATAGCTGTTAAAGAAGGTGAAATTGTTTTGAATGACGGTAAACTTACCGGCGGTAAATTCATTATCGATACTGGATCTATCAAAATACTGGATGTAACCGATCCTGCAACAAACGCACAATTCGCCGGTCACCTCGCTTCTGATGATTTCTTCTCTATTGAAAAATATCCGGAAGCAATATTAGAAATCACCTCCGTTTCGGGCAACCATGTTGAAGGTAACCTGACCATCAAAGGCATTACCCATCCTGTTGGTTTTGACGCTGCAATCAATGTAAACAGCGATGTATTGACTGCAACCGGCAAACTGTTAATTGACCGTACCAAGTATGAAATGAAATTCCGTTCAGGTAATTTCTTTAAAGATTTGGGCGATACCCTAATCTATAATGATTTTGAACTGAATGTAAGCGTAACTGCTAAGGCTGCCTAA
- a CDS encoding NAD(P)H-dependent flavin oxidoreductase: protein MWYQTKASEILGIQYPILQGPFGGNLSSIRLVAIVSNAGGLGGYGAYTLSPQEIIEVDKQIKLATNKPYNINLWVSDTDAVDGTVSDDLFKKAQELFKPYFDELGIDLPGKPASFKSRFENQVEVILHQRPPVFSFMFGIPSADILEQCRRLGIVTVGAATTLDEAIALESAGVDLIIASGFEAGGHRPSFLAPAESSTTGTFVLLQLIKEKVKTPVIAAGGIANGKGVAAALALGADAAQIGTAFLATDESNATAIHKQMLFSDAGKYTSLSRAFTGRLGRGITSRIAKDLIHKEKAFLPFPLQTQFMSHIRKAAIEQEKWDMILFWGGQIAPILKHTKAAELMRSILEETTAYFDHLKT, encoded by the coding sequence ATGTGGTATCAAACAAAAGCATCTGAAATACTGGGTATACAATACCCCATCCTCCAGGGACCCTTCGGCGGAAATCTTTCATCGATCCGATTGGTTGCGATAGTATCAAATGCTGGAGGGCTTGGGGGCTACGGCGCTTATACATTAAGTCCACAGGAAATCATTGAGGTAGATAAGCAGATCAAATTGGCAACCAACAAGCCCTACAATATTAATTTGTGGGTTTCAGATACAGATGCTGTGGATGGCACAGTTTCAGACGATCTGTTTAAAAAAGCGCAGGAGTTATTCAAGCCTTATTTTGATGAGCTTGGAATAGACTTACCTGGAAAACCGGCATCGTTCAAGTCCCGCTTTGAAAATCAGGTCGAAGTGATCCTGCACCAGCGGCCACCTGTTTTCAGCTTTATGTTTGGTATTCCATCTGCCGATATCCTCGAACAATGCCGCAGACTTGGAATTGTTACCGTAGGTGCCGCAACCACCCTTGACGAAGCCATAGCGCTGGAATCAGCCGGAGTTGACCTGATTATCGCTTCTGGTTTTGAAGCAGGCGGGCATCGCCCGTCATTTCTTGCGCCAGCAGAATCATCTACGACCGGAACATTTGTATTGCTTCAACTGATAAAAGAAAAGGTAAAGACACCAGTTATAGCTGCCGGTGGTATCGCTAACGGTAAAGGTGTTGCTGCAGCCCTGGCACTTGGTGCAGATGCAGCGCAAATTGGTACTGCCTTCCTGGCAACCGATGAATCTAATGCCACAGCCATACATAAACAAATGTTGTTTTCGGATGCAGGTAAGTACACGTCACTATCGCGGGCATTTACCGGAAGATTGGGCAGAGGAATTACCAGTCGCATTGCAAAGGACCTGATACACAAAGAAAAAGCTTTTCTACCCTTTCCATTGCAAACACAGTTTATGTCGCACATAAGGAAAGCAGCTATAGAACAGGAAAAATGGGATATGATCTTATTCTGGGGCGGGCAGATAGCGCCGATATTAAAACATACCAAAGCCGCTGAACTGATGAGGTCTATACTTGAAGAAACAACGGCATACTTTGACCATTTAAAAACCTGA
- a CDS encoding SDR family NAD(P)-dependent oxidoreductase codes for MKKQTIIVTGASSGIGKEVARHFLANGDNVVINSSTAEKLEQVYQELGAGENLAMVAGDISDKRTGEQLLATALERFGSADVLVNNAGIFETKPFLDVDEAYLDRFLNTNLKGTYFTTQAIIPQMLKQHDGVVINIGTPLVNHGLGGVPITAQMASKGAIHALTIQLAAEFGKDNIRVNTIAPGTIRTPMHGDKADQTAGLHLLNRVGEVEDIAEMVFTVAKSNFINGAIINVDGGLGAGHNLN; via the coding sequence ATGAAAAAGCAAACAATAATAGTCACCGGTGCTTCGTCGGGCATCGGCAAAGAAGTAGCCCGACACTTTTTAGCCAATGGCGACAATGTAGTGATCAATTCATCAACTGCTGAAAAATTAGAGCAAGTTTACCAGGAACTGGGCGCAGGCGAAAACCTGGCGATGGTAGCCGGCGATATAAGCGATAAAAGAACTGGCGAGCAACTTTTAGCAACTGCCTTGGAAAGATTTGGTTCGGCAGATGTGCTGGTAAACAATGCCGGTATTTTTGAAACCAAACCATTCCTTGATGTGGACGAAGCTTACCTTGACCGCTTTCTAAATACAAACCTGAAGGGCACTTACTTCACCACACAGGCCATTATTCCTCAAATGCTGAAGCAGCATGATGGCGTAGTGATCAATATTGGAACTCCCTTGGTGAATCACGGTCTTGGCGGAGTGCCCATTACTGCACAAATGGCATCAAAGGGTGCAATACATGCACTTACTATACAGCTGGCAGCTGAGTTTGGTAAAGATAACATCAGGGTGAATACAATCGCGCCCGGCACCATCCGCACCCCAATGCATGGTGATAAAGCCGATCAAACCGCAGGCTTACATTTACTGAACCGTGTTGGCGAAGTGGAAGATATTGCAGAAATGGTTTTTACCGTTGCAAAGAGTAACTTTATTAACGGCGCCATTATCAATGTAGATGGAGGTTTGGGAGCCGGGCATAACCTTAATTAA